In Alphaproteobacteria bacterium, one DNA window encodes the following:
- a CDS encoding mannose-1-phosphate guanylyltransferase/mannose-6-phosphate isomerase: MRIQPVILSGGAGTRLWPVSRSGYPKQLQALCSDKTLLQETARRLPPGDVIAQPMVICNADQRFIVAEQLREVGIEQPRIVLEPAGRSTAPAIAVAALLSEPQDETVLVILPADQYIPDEPAFREAVTKAAGLAAQGRLMTFGVHPSSPHTGYGYIRAGEACEGDVGALLLAEFKEKPNLETAKGYVASGQYFWNSGMFVFRADRYLAELQRLQPDMLTACREAVARGRQDLDFLRLDGDSFGRCSDLSVDYAVMEHVQDAGVLPVSFAWNDVGGWPALWELGEKDERGNVLQGDVIASNISNCYIRGDHRLIAAIGLEDILVVETPDALLVADIHQAEKVKEIVAHLKREGRTEEHSHERIWRPWGYYQTLDMAERFQVKLIMVKPEGKLSLQMHHHRAEHWVIVSGTAKVTRGEEVALLGPNESTYISMGTAHRLENPGKVPLFVIEVQSGEYLGEDDIVRFEDIYRRAG; the protein is encoded by the coding sequence ATGCGGATTCAACCGGTTATTCTTTCGGGGGGCGCGGGCACAAGGTTGTGGCCGGTGTCGCGTTCGGGGTATCCGAAACAGCTGCAGGCTTTGTGCAGCGACAAGACCCTGTTGCAAGAAACCGCGCGGCGTTTGCCTCCGGGCGACGTGATCGCTCAGCCCATGGTGATTTGTAACGCGGATCAGCGTTTTATCGTGGCCGAGCAATTGCGCGAAGTGGGGATTGAGCAGCCGCGCATTGTGTTGGAGCCAGCGGGGCGCAGCACGGCGCCGGCCATCGCCGTGGCGGCGTTGCTGTCCGAGCCGCAGGACGAGACGGTCTTGGTGATCCTGCCCGCCGATCAATACATTCCCGACGAGCCCGCCTTTCGCGAGGCGGTGACCAAGGCGGCGGGTCTGGCGGCGCAAGGGCGTTTGATGACTTTTGGGGTCCATCCGTCCTCGCCCCATACCGGTTATGGCTATATCCGCGCGGGCGAGGCGTGCGAGGGGGATGTCGGGGCCTTGCTGTTGGCCGAGTTCAAGGAAAAACCGAATCTGGAAACGGCCAAGGGCTATGTGGCCAGCGGCCAGTATTTCTGGAATTCGGGCATGTTCGTGTTCCGCGCCGACCGGTATTTGGCGGAATTACAGCGTTTGCAACCCGATATGCTGACCGCGTGCCGCGAGGCGGTTGCGCGTGGACGCCAAGACCTGGATTTCTTGCGCTTGGACGGCGATTCCTTTGGCCGATGCTCGGACCTGTCGGTGGATTACGCGGTGATGGAGCATGTGCAAGACGCGGGTGTGTTGCCGGTCTCTTTCGCCTGGAACGATGTCGGCGGCTGGCCCGCTTTGTGGGAGCTGGGCGAAAAGGACGAGCGAGGCAACGTGCTGCAAGGCGACGTGATCGCCAGCAACATCTCGAATTGCTATATCCGGGGCGACCATCGTTTGATCGCGGCGATCGGCCTGGAAGACATTCTGGTGGTGGAAACACCCGATGCCTTGCTGGTGGCCGATATCCATCAGGCGGAAAAGGTGAAAGAGATCGTGGCGCACCTTAAACGCGAGGGGCGCACGGAAGAGCATAGCCACGAACGCATCTGGCGTCCCTGGGGCTATTACCAGACCCTGGATATGGCCGAGCGTTTCCAGGTCAAGCTGATCATGGTCAAACCCGAAGGCAAGCTGAGCCTGCAAATGCACCATCACCGCGCCGAGCATTGGGTGATCGTCAGCGGCACGGCCAAGGTGACGCGCGGCGAGGAAGTCGCCCTGCTGGGTCCGAACGAATCCACCTATATCTCGATGGGCACCGCGCATCGCCTGGAAAATCCCGGCAAAGTGCCCTTATTCGTGATCGAGGTGCAATCGGGCGAATATCTGGGCGAGGACGATATCGTGCGCTTTGAGGATATCTATCGCCGGGCGGGTTGA
- a CDS encoding DUF167 domain-containing protein, producing MTAEPDAFDPHPDGLILRVHAKPGRRSRGGGGAGRLGLEAAADGRLALTLPLAAPAQEGRANAELMARLAALFGVPQSRLSLLQGAQGRWKRVLIPGDPDALKARLADGISSKSCGYKG from the coding sequence TTGACAGCAGAACCTGATGCCTTCGATCCTCATCCGGATGGCTTGATTCTGCGGGTTCATGCCAAGCCGGGCCGTCGTAGCCGAGGCGGTGGCGGGGCAGGGCGGTTGGGGCTGGAAGCCGCCGCCGATGGCCGCTTGGCGTTGACGCTTCCCTTGGCCGCGCCTGCACAAGAAGGCCGGGCAAATGCCGAATTGATGGCGCGTCTGGCCGCGTTGTTCGGCGTTCCTCAATCAAGACTTAGCCTGTTGCAGGGCGCTCAAGGGCGCTGGAAGCGTGTCTTGATTCCTGGCGATCCCGATGCGCTTAAGGCCCGGTTGGCCGATGGAATCTCATCTAAGTCATGTGGATACAAGGGGTAA
- the lipB gene encoding lipoyl(octanoyl) transferase LipB: MTPTRLQITTIASPPGEENTLWCRSAQPVSYDAALEAMDSVVAAIRAQTGPEMVWLLEHPALYTAGTGAKREDLRQPDRLPIHTTGRGGKWTYHGPGQRVAYVMLDLRARGIDPRDYVRRLETWLITALGLLGVQGERREDRIGIWVQTPRSELKIAALGVRIRHGVTLHGISLNISPNLDDFRGIVPCGLDEYGVTSLADLGLPCTMDQADAALGQAWATAFGASREGSA; encoded by the coding sequence ATGACGCCAACGCGCCTGCAGATAACCACCATAGCCTCGCCGCCGGGCGAAGAAAACACCCTATGGTGTCGCAGCGCCCAGCCTGTTTCGTATGATGCCGCGCTTGAGGCCATGGATTCGGTTGTGGCCGCGATCCGTGCGCAAACAGGCCCCGAGATGGTTTGGCTGCTTGAACATCCGGCCCTATACACCGCAGGAACCGGCGCGAAACGTGAAGACCTGCGCCAACCCGACCGCCTGCCCATCCATACCACCGGACGCGGCGGGAAATGGACCTATCACGGCCCCGGCCAGCGCGTGGCCTATGTGATGCTGGATTTACGCGCGCGCGGCATCGACCCGCGCGATTATGTGAGACGCCTGGAAACCTGGCTGATTACCGCTTTAGGATTGCTTGGAGTGCAGGGCGAACGCCGGGAAGACCGCATCGGAATCTGGGTCCAGACCCCTCGCAGCGAGCTTAAGATCGCCGCCTTGGGCGTACGCATCCGCCACGGCGTCACCTTGCACGGCATATCGCTGAACATATCCCCAAACCTAGACGATTTTCGCGGCATCGTCCCCTGCGGCCTTGACGAATACGGCGTGACATCGCTGGCCGATCTGGGACTTCCCTGCACCATGGACCAGGCCGATGCGGCGCTGGGACAAGCTTGGGCTACGGCGTTTGGCGCATCCCGAGAGGGAAGCGCCTAA
- a CDS encoding penicillin-binding protein 1A, which yields MKFLAGLFSLAVLALVIGLGAGLWLLNDFSRDLPDHSLLADYRPPVLSRVYSGDGRPVAVFAAEQRQFVPISAIPRPVIAAFLSAEDKDFYHHQGIDPSGIARAVLINLQNLGGARRPVGASTITQQVAKNFLLGNEVSMKRKLREMLLAMRIEQALNKDRILELYLNQIFLGQRSYGVATAALNYFNKSLDNLTIAEAAYLASLPKAPNNYNIQTNHDAALARRNWVIGRMLEDGAITAADAATARAEPLVQRQRAPEETVSADYFTEEVRRILVDQFGSKAVLEGGLTVRTSLSPDLQNAAAKALRKTLLDYDRQHSGWRGAVGRLTSFSNWTQQLSRLTMPPGGEIWRLAAVLAVDANGAAIGFADGSRGGIPWSELTWARPRRSDGSYGAAPRHPREVLSEGEVVMVEALPSPEPNAKAPAPVAGLPLYTLRQVPLVQGALVAIDPHTGRILAIEGGFSARISSFNRATQAWRQPGSAFKPFVYLAALDSGFSPASLVMDAPVSFEQGPGMPLWQPENYGDKYYGPTTLRVGLEKSRNIITVRLAHHLGMNKIVSYAKAFGIADDMPELLSFALGAKETTPLRLTTAYAMLVNGGRRVQPSFIDQVQDRDGRTVWRQDSRPCPDCKAATYLSGAMPPALPDARAAVADPRTVYQIVSMLEGVASRGTAAGALASFGRPIAGKTGTTNDSKDAWFIGFTPDLVTGVFIGYDEPKSLGGHETGASLAVPVFRDFMAAATAGTQPVPFRVPPGVRLVRVNSATGRPSKPGEKGTIWEAFLPGTEPDPTITPAILEEGITPGQPIGGGLGGGQPNAASPDMPSGTGGLY from the coding sequence ATGAAATTCCTGGCCGGATTGTTCTCGCTGGCCGTCTTGGCCTTGGTGATCGGTTTGGGGGCCGGTTTGTGGCTGCTGAATGATTTCAGCCGCGATTTGCCCGACCACTCTTTGTTGGCCGATTATCGTCCTCCGGTCCTGTCGCGCGTCTATTCGGGCGACGGTCGGCCTGTGGCCGTCTTTGCCGCCGAACAGCGGCAATTCGTGCCCATCAGCGCGATTCCGCGTCCGGTGATCGCGGCTTTCTTGTCCGCCGAGGACAAGGATTTTTATCATCATCAGGGCATTGATCCCTCGGGCATCGCGCGGGCGGTGTTGATCAATCTGCAAAATCTGGGCGGCGCGCGCCGTCCGGTGGGCGCGTCCACCATCACCCAGCAGGTGGCCAAGAATTTCTTGTTGGGCAACGAAGTCTCGATGAAACGCAAATTGCGCGAGATGCTGCTGGCGATGCGCATCGAACAGGCTCTTAACAAGGATCGCATTCTCGAGCTGTATCTGAACCAGATATTCTTGGGGCAGCGTTCCTATGGCGTGGCCACGGCGGCGCTGAATTACTTTAACAAGTCGCTCGACAACCTGACGATTGCCGAGGCGGCCTATCTGGCCAGCCTGCCTAAGGCTCCCAACAACTATAACATTCAGACCAACCACGATGCCGCTCTGGCGCGGCGCAATTGGGTGATTGGCCGCATGTTGGAAGACGGCGCCATCACAGCCGCCGATGCCGCCACCGCGCGGGCCGAGCCTTTGGTGCAGCGTCAACGCGCGCCCGAGGAAACCGTCTCGGCGGACTACTTCACGGAAGAGGTCCGCCGCATCCTGGTGGATCAGTTCGGTAGTAAGGCGGTGCTGGAAGGTGGCCTAACGGTTCGCACCAGTCTGTCGCCCGATCTGCAAAATGCGGCAGCGAAAGCCTTGCGCAAGACGCTGCTGGATTACGACCGCCAGCATAGCGGTTGGCGCGGCGCGGTCGGACGTTTGACCAGTTTCTCCAATTGGACGCAGCAATTATCGCGTCTGACGATGCCGCCCGGCGGCGAGATATGGCGTCTGGCCGCTGTGTTAGCGGTTGATGCCAATGGCGCGGCGATCGGCTTTGCCGATGGCTCGCGCGGCGGCATTCCCTGGTCCGAGCTGACCTGGGCGCGGCCGCGCCGCTCCGATGGCAGCTATGGTGCCGCGCCGCGTCATCCCCGCGAGGTGTTAAGCGAGGGCGAAGTGGTGATGGTCGAGGCGTTGCCGTCGCCCGAGCCAAACGCCAAGGCTCCGGCTCCCGTGGCCGGTTTGCCGCTTTATACCTTGCGCCAAGTGCCACTGGTGCAAGGCGCGTTGGTCGCCATCGATCCGCATACGGGGCGCATCCTGGCCATCGAAGGCGGGTTCAGCGCGCGCATCAGCAGCTTTAACCGCGCCACCCAAGCCTGGCGTCAGCCCGGTTCGGCCTTTAAGCCTTTCGTGTATTTGGCCGCGTTGGACAGCGGCTTCTCGCCTGCCAGCCTGGTTATGGACGCGCCGGTCAGTTTCGAGCAAGGTCCAGGCATGCCGTTATGGCAGCCGGAGAATTACGGCGATAAATATTATGGACCGACCACTTTGCGCGTCGGTCTTGAAAAGTCGCGCAACATCATCACGGTGCGCTTGGCGCATCATCTGGGCATGAACAAGATCGTCTCCTATGCCAAGGCCTTTGGTATCGCGGACGACATGCCCGAATTGCTGTCTTTTGCCCTGGGCGCGAAGGAAACCACGCCGCTGCGCCTGACCACGGCCTATGCGATGCTGGTCAATGGCGGACGCCGCGTGCAGCCCAGTTTTATCGACCAAGTGCAAGATCGTGACGGCCGCACGGTGTGGCGGCAGGATTCGCGCCCATGCCCCGATTGTAAGGCGGCCACCTATCTATCGGGCGCGATGCCTCCGGCTCTGCCCGATGCGCGCGCGGCGGTGGCCGATCCGCGCACCGTGTATCAGATCGTCTCGATGCTTGAAGGGGTCGCTTCGCGCGGGACGGCGGCGGGGGCCTTGGCCTCTTTCGGGCGACCGATCGCCGGCAAGACGGGCACCACCAATGACAGCAAAGACGCCTGGTTTATCGGATTCACCCCTGATTTGGTGACGGGCGTCTTCATCGGCTATGACGAGCCCAAAAGCCTGGGCGGACATGAAACGGGGGCCAGTCTGGCCGTTCCGGTCTTTCGTGACTTCATGGCCGCCGCCACGGCAGGCACCCAGCCCGTGCCGTTTCGTGTGCCTCCGGGCGTGCGCTTGGTGCGTGTGAATTCGGCGACGGGGCGTCCCTCCAAACCGGGGGAAAAAGGCACCATCTGGGAAGCCTTTTTACCCGGAACCGAGCCGGACCCCACTATCACCCCCGCCATCTTGGAAGAGGGCATCACCCCCGGCCAACCTATCGGTGGCGGCTTGGGCGGCGGTCAGCCCAATGCGGCCAGCCCCGACATGCCCTCGGGCACGGGCGGGCTGTATTAG